A window of Devosia chinhatensis genomic DNA:
ATTCCCGCCACGTGGATGAACTTGAGCCAGGTAACGATCATCGTGGGGCCGCCTGCCGGTCACCGAGAAGGTCGACAAGACGCCAAAGCACCAGCGCCAGAAGCGGCAGGTTGGCCGGCACCCACATGATGAGGCCGCCCAATTGCTGATCTTCGGCCGCTGAAAGGCCGAAGGCCTGGCTGGCAAGGAAATGCGGCAGATAGAGTGGCTGGTCGGCGAAGACCAGGAGGGCGCCGAGCATGCCCATCTGGATGGCGCTGGTCAGCGCCGCCAGACCCGCCTGGATGGGACGCCGGGCATGCAGCAAGCCAAGCCAGAGCCAGGTGAACGTCGTGAGCAAGCTGAGCTGCATTGCCCAATAAAGCCCAGGATGGGTAAAGGCCGCCGTGTAGAGATCGGGACTGTGCCAGAGCCAGAGCGCTGCCGTGGAAAGGGCCAGAGGCGGCAGGGTGCCGCCCTTGTTGCCCCAGGAGGCCGGCAGAGCAAGCGCAAGAAGCGGCGCCACGACCATGGTGAGGAGCACATGGTGACCGACGCGGGCCGAAAAGAGCGCCACCGTCAGGGCGCAGAGGGGGGACACGAAGAGCAGCGCTGCAAATGCCCAGGACAGGGCAAAGGCGAGCTGTCGCCGTGGGCCGGCCAGTCGTAGCAGCCACAGCCCTGCCAAGGCGGCGATGACGAGCCCGGTCAATAGGCCGGGCTCGAAATTCCAGCGGGTCCAGAGGTCCGCCGGCAGGGGCGGGGCACCGCAATAGCTCAGGTCGAAGGAAAAGGCTGACGCTTGATCCATTTCCATTCCGTTTTAGGAGGAAGCGAGGGGCGGGTGCGCCCCTGTGCATCAGGGCTGGCTGGTTTCCCCGCCCGTGCCGGTGGCGTTGGCGGGAAGCGCGAAGGCGATGAAATAGTCGCCGATCGGCGTTTCCATGAAATCATGGCCACCGGCATTCATCACCACGATCTGCCGCCCGCCCGCCTCATAGGTCATGGGGGTCGCCTGGCCGCCGGCCGGCAGGACGGTCTGCCAGACCTCTTCGCCGGTCTCGATATCGATGGCGCGCAGGATATCGTCGGTGGTGGCCGCGATGAAGAACAGGCCCGACGCCGTCACGAAGCCGCCGCCATTATTGGGCGTGCCGATCTCGAAGGGCAGCATGGACGGGATGCCGAACGGGCCGTTCTTGCGGGCCGAACCGAAGGGGCGATCCCAGAGGACTTCACGCGTTTCCAGATCGATCGCCGCAATGCCGCCATAGGGGGGCTCCTTGCAGAGCAGACCCGTGAACGGCACCCGCCAGCCCGCATTGACACGGATGCCATAGGGCGCGCCGGCCTGCGGGCTCAGCGAACCGTGCGAGCCGCCGCCGGCATCGGAATCGTAATTGGGATCGGTGATCGGCAACACGCCTGCAGCATCCACCTCTTCGCGCGGCACCAACTGATTGAAATTGGGCATGTTGTTGTAATTGGTGATCATGATGTTGTTCACCGGATCGATGGCGACGCCACCCCAGTCCACGCCGCCATTATAGCCGGGGAACTGGATCCAGGGCCGATCGACGGTGGGCGGGGTATAGACCCCGTCATAGGCCGCCTGGCGATACTGGATGCGGCACCACAGCTGGTCCAGCGGCGTCATGCCCCACATGTCGGCTTCGGTCAGGTCCGGCTTGAGCAGGTTGGGGAAGTCGGTGACGAAGGGCTGGGTGGGGGAGAGACGTTCCGGCTCGACACCGCCCTGAGGGGCCGGGCGTTCCTCGATGGTGACCAGCGGCTCGCCGGTTTCCCGGTTGAGAATATAGAACTGCGCCTGCTTGGACGGCATGATGATGGCCGGCACCGGACCTTCGGGCGTGGGGAAATCCACAAGGCTGCCCTGGCCGCCCAGGTCATAATCCCAGATGTCGTAATGGACGGTCTGGTAATGCCAGGCGACATCGCCGGTTTCCACATCCAGCGCCACGATGGCGGTCGAATAGGTGTTTTCTTCTTCCGAGCGATCACCGCCC
This region includes:
- a CDS encoding cytochrome c oxidase assembly protein; amino-acid sequence: MDQASAFSFDLSYCGAPPLPADLWTRWNFEPGLLTGLVIAALAGLWLLRLAGPRRQLAFALSWAFAALLFVSPLCALTVALFSARVGHHVLLTMVVAPLLALALPASWGNKGGTLPPLALSTAALWLWHSPDLYTAAFTHPGLYWAMQLSLLTTFTWLWLGLLHARRPIQAGLAALTSAIQMGMLGALLVFADQPLYLPHFLASQAFGLSAAEDQQLGGLIMWVPANLPLLALVLWRLVDLLGDRQAAPR